In a single window of the Candidatus Wallbacteria bacterium genome:
- the xerD gene encoding site-specific tyrosine recombinase XerD: METKTAIEQYLNFISIEKGLATNSQLSYSRDLVNFDKFMNEQFKKHIVHDISRDDLENYIAHLRDMGRKSTTITRTITTIRSFYKFLIQEKQLEKDISREVETPRVERRLPSFLTVEEVELLLKQPRVRRKYELRDKAMLELLYATGMRVSELVGLDNDSVNLKEKFVKIMGKGNKERIVPVGKTSIHFLKRYLTLSFPLIDKNRDPKALFLNCQGRRMTRQGFWKLIKKYSERANIQKNITPHVLRHSFATHLLENNADLRSVQEMLGHSDITTTQIYTHLTRKGLRYVYSKTHPRA; this comes from the coding sequence ATGGAAACTAAAACAGCGATCGAGCAGTATCTGAATTTCATCTCAATAGAAAAAGGGCTGGCTACAAATTCCCAGCTGAGTTACAGCAGGGATCTGGTAAATTTCGACAAGTTCATGAATGAGCAGTTCAAGAAGCACATTGTTCATGACATCAGCCGGGACGATCTGGAAAACTACATCGCCCACCTGCGCGATATGGGCAGAAAATCCACTACAATCACCCGTACAATCACCACGATCCGTTCATTTTACAAATTCTTGATCCAGGAAAAGCAGCTGGAAAAAGATATCAGCCGCGAAGTGGAAACTCCAAGAGTCGAGCGCAGGCTGCCTTCCTTCCTGACTGTGGAGGAAGTGGAATTGTTGTTGAAGCAGCCCCGGGTGAGACGGAAATATGAGTTGCGCGACAAAGCCATGCTGGAATTGCTTTATGCCACCGGAATGCGCGTATCCGAACTCGTGGGCCTGGATAATGATTCCGTCAATCTAAAGGAAAAATTCGTCAAGATCATGGGTAAAGGCAATAAGGAACGGATCGTCCCGGTTGGAAAAACCTCGATCCATTTTCTCAAACGCTATTTAACGCTCTCCTTCCCCCTGATCGACAAGAACCGCGACCCCAAAGCGCTTTTCCTGAACTGCCAGGGACGGCGGATGACCCGACAGGGTTTTTGGAAGCTGATCAAGAAATACTCGGAACGCGCCAACATCCAGAAAAACATCACTCCACATGTACTGCGCCATTCTTTCGCCACCCATCTGCTGGAAAACAATGCTGACTTGCGTTCAGTGCAGGAAATGCTCGGGCACAGCGACATCACCACCACCCAGATTTATACTCACCTCACCCGCAAGGGCTTGAGGTACGTATACAGCAAAACACATCCCAGAGCTTAA
- a CDS encoding HEAT repeat domain-containing protein, with product MADNTPDIKKFIENISFEKLEEKIQEIHSALSFEQQYKLIRDLIDQFGSQHWIYRRKASLALTTIRKNVLKPLISAITTTENLDIIYWSIRTMVAVEDFEILEVFTRFIQTGNQKVRFYTILNLPQIKNPLKLEILIKALSDPVWNHRKFAADGIMQMGMNAVKILNQYYKDSPFEQKYWILKCLGTILGDKGIEPFRKFMEKGDRDSKYFSMTALAATREEKAIPLLLRNLDDADLYTRIQAAAYLESFGEKAIPFLEEVSAYNLKPETKQILCKIIARILHDEAVPLFRKMLGKLRSDSPREEKILIVEALGETGSREGVKLLLELLADDSWLVKIEVVRAAGFIANLIPEETVSLLSAYFAAENEEICPWILKIAEEAALPFLEIYQNYYKVRSQAIRLNIIQSISQLPQSRFSNRLQELLLSALADPYWPIRQKSSEILINLGSMVIFPLLELAAKKKDRDTCYWAQLTLQRINPEGNRALTNFLRENGLKDLVELSQPAASETKRDSLAEMKSVADTGPVQPGVPGPILPESGMMDSSQFDGTSSTSFGSTYTDRQVRQFLHDLEYSDFEEVRLMSLQSLSKIKLDKKHLKSIKKVVKKIYSTATPEMKRSLDEAINVIFPPNQ from the coding sequence ATGGCAGATAATACCCCAGACATCAAAAAATTTATCGAAAACATCTCCTTTGAGAAATTGGAAGAAAAAATTCAGGAGATCCATTCTGCATTATCCTTTGAACAACAATACAAATTGATCAGGGACCTGATCGATCAGTTCGGCTCACAGCACTGGATTTATCGCAGAAAAGCCTCTCTCGCACTTACCACAATCAGAAAGAATGTTCTTAAACCTTTGATCAGCGCAATCACCACCACCGAGAATCTGGACATTATTTATTGGTCGATCAGAACGATGGTGGCTGTAGAAGATTTCGAGATTCTGGAAGTTTTCACCAGATTTATCCAGACTGGGAATCAGAAGGTGCGGTTTTACACCATCCTGAATCTCCCACAGATCAAGAATCCCCTTAAACTCGAAATTCTGATCAAGGCTCTTTCCGATCCTGTCTGGAATCACAGAAAATTTGCTGCTGATGGTATTATGCAGATGGGGATGAATGCAGTTAAAATCTTGAATCAATATTACAAAGATTCTCCTTTTGAGCAGAAATACTGGATCCTGAAATGCCTGGGAACGATTCTTGGGGATAAAGGGATCGAACCATTCCGGAAATTCATGGAAAAAGGGGACCGCGATTCCAAGTATTTTTCCATGACCGCACTGGCTGCGACTAGAGAGGAAAAAGCGATACCACTTTTACTCAGAAACCTGGATGATGCTGATCTGTATACCAGGATTCAGGCTGCAGCTTATCTTGAGAGTTTCGGAGAGAAGGCAATCCCGTTTCTGGAGGAAGTTTCAGCCTATAATCTGAAACCGGAGACAAAGCAGATTCTATGCAAGATCATCGCCAGAATCCTGCACGATGAAGCTGTGCCTTTGTTCCGGAAAATGCTTGGTAAACTGCGTTCCGACTCCCCGCGCGAGGAGAAGATACTGATTGTGGAAGCTCTCGGGGAAACCGGATCCAGAGAAGGAGTAAAACTTCTGCTTGAATTACTGGCAGATGACAGCTGGCTGGTCAAAATAGAGGTGGTCAGGGCAGCAGGATTTATTGCCAATCTGATTCCCGAAGAGACAGTGTCGTTACTGTCAGCATATTTTGCTGCAGAGAACGAGGAAATCTGTCCCTGGATACTCAAGATCGCCGAAGAAGCGGCGCTGCCGTTCCTGGAAATATATCAGAATTACTACAAAGTACGCAGCCAGGCTATCAGATTGAACATCATCCAGTCCATTTCACAGCTCCCGCAATCCAGGTTCAGCAACAGATTGCAGGAACTGCTGTTATCTGCTCTGGCCGATCCATACTGGCCCATCCGCCAGAAGAGCAGTGAAATTCTGATCAACCTGGGTTCGATGGTGATCTTTCCTCTGCTGGAACTGGCTGCAAAGAAGAAGGACCGGGACACTTGCTACTGGGCGCAGCTGACACTTCAGAGAATCAACCCTGAGGGCAACAGGGCATTGACCAATTTTTTACGGGAGAATGGTTTGAAGGATCTGGTGGAACTTTCCCAACCAGCCGCATCCGAAACCAAGCGGGATTCCCTTGCTGAAATGAAATCCGTAGCTGATACCGGACCAGTGCAGCCGGGAGTGCCTGGACCGATTCTTCCTGAATCAGGGATGATGGATTCCAGCCAGTTTGACGGCACTTCCAGCACCAGCTTTGGATCCACGTATACTGATCGCCAGGTCCGTCAATTTCTGCACGATCTTGAGTATTCTGATTTCGAGGAAGTGCGGCTCATGTCGCTGCAGAGTCTAAGCAAAATCAAACTGGACAAAAAGCATCTGAAAAGTATCAAGAAAGTCGTCAAAAAAATCTATTCCACTGCGACACCGGAAATGAAACGATCTCTGGATGAAGCGATCAATGTGATATTTCCGCCGAATCAGTGA
- a CDS encoding tRNA (cytidine(34)-2'-O)-methyltransferase, with translation MIKINCDLTNFVRENQLNIVLFEPEIPPNAGNVARLCAATGSSLFLVGKLGFKLEDRHLKRAGLDYWPKVDLYHLESLDELWLKFSRDCFYLVSTKGKISYTKVCYRKGDFLVFGKESAGLPADFLVDNLDRTITIPMPGEIRSLNLSSSAAIVAYEALRQIHGW, from the coding sequence ATGATAAAAATCAATTGCGATCTAACGAATTTCGTCCGGGAAAACCAGCTCAACATCGTCCTGTTCGAGCCGGAAATCCCACCCAATGCGGGAAATGTAGCCCGCCTCTGCGCAGCCACCGGGTCGTCCTTGTTTTTAGTCGGAAAGCTCGGTTTCAAGCTGGAAGACAGGCATCTGAAGCGGGCAGGCCTCGATTACTGGCCCAAGGTGGACTTGTACCATCTGGAATCCCTGGACGAACTCTGGCTGAAATTTTCCAGAGACTGCTTCTACCTGGTCAGCACCAAAGGAAAAATCAGCTATACAAAAGTCTGCTACCGCAAAGGAGACTTCCTGGTTTTCGGCAAGGAAAGCGCAGGACTTCCAGCAGATTTTCTGGTCGACAACCTGGACCGCACAATCACGATCCCGATGCCTGGGGAAATCCGTTCTCTCAATCTTTCCTCGTCCGCGGCCATTGTAGCTTATGAAGCACTCAGGCAGATTCACGGATGGTAG
- a CDS encoding ABC transporter substrate-binding protein → MKKMLLLLLCIFTFSLAAATEEELSKKYGPQPAGTGETKITLNSTEVAQLIASITWETNDKATSIGDPKAKKGGTFSWGLTGYPPTLRTEGKNSATTFNTLMGGLVYETLLSLDQVTSKYTPALADKWSIGPDKKTFFFHIDQRARWQDKTPVTAYDYVATWDLETSPDIEDPFINEYYNKFERPVAFSREILMVKTKELEWRLFLSAALMNVLPQHIIGEMTVKDYMTKFQDKMMLGSGPYKYKESRTNEFIVLERNPEWWGVSLPVNLGTCNFDQIKFFFFKDDTLIKEKFKKGELDFLYINKALDWFEDFTPDKIAAIKNNWIVRQRVFNQKPEGSGGLAYNMRTEPFSDIRVRQALYYLYNREKLNEKLFFKEYKLKDSLFPNTRYENPGNPKIRFNREKAIELLEAAGWKQESLNNDGYMVKDGKVFELDLDIYSDDTRIQTILQEDLKAVGIKLNLRQVTWPAHIKDMGERNFKIAEVNYSGTLFPNPESAYHSKWADQKNTSNIYGFKNQRVDEICELYNKEFDLDNRTKLLQELDGIITNQYILALNWYSDNSRLLFWNRFGTPEPVLSRFNDYTSALFYWWFDPDKDKALQDAMKDQKSLPALPEEVKYWEKFSKDFKIQ, encoded by the coding sequence ATGAAAAAAATGCTGCTGTTGCTTCTTTGCATCTTCACATTCTCACTCGCTGCCGCTACCGAAGAGGAGTTGTCTAAAAAATACGGCCCCCAGCCTGCAGGTACAGGTGAAACGAAAATCACGCTGAATTCTACTGAAGTAGCTCAGTTGATCGCATCAATCACCTGGGAAACCAACGACAAAGCCACTTCCATCGGAGACCCCAAGGCAAAAAAGGGCGGAACTTTCAGCTGGGGCCTGACTGGCTATCCTCCAACATTGAGGACTGAAGGTAAAAATTCAGCCACTACTTTCAACACCTTGATGGGAGGACTGGTTTATGAGACCCTGCTGAGCCTCGATCAGGTGACTTCGAAATACACACCGGCCCTGGCAGATAAATGGTCGATCGGACCCGATAAAAAGACATTCTTTTTTCACATCGATCAGAGGGCCCGCTGGCAGGACAAAACTCCTGTCACCGCCTATGACTATGTGGCGACCTGGGATCTGGAAACCAGCCCTGACATCGAAGATCCGTTCATCAATGAATACTATAACAAGTTCGAGCGCCCGGTAGCCTTCTCCCGGGAAATTCTAATGGTTAAAACAAAAGAACTGGAATGGAGGCTCTTTCTGTCCGCTGCGCTGATGAACGTGCTTCCGCAGCATATCATCGGTGAAATGACAGTGAAAGACTATATGACCAAATTCCAGGACAAAATGATGCTCGGTTCAGGCCCTTATAAATACAAGGAAAGCCGTACCAACGAGTTCATTGTGCTGGAACGGAACCCTGAATGGTGGGGAGTCTCCCTGCCTGTGAATCTCGGCACCTGCAATTTTGATCAGATCAAATTCTTCTTCTTTAAGGACGACACTCTGATCAAGGAAAAATTCAAGAAAGGCGAACTGGATTTCCTTTATATAAACAAAGCCCTGGACTGGTTCGAGGATTTCACGCCCGACAAGATTGCTGCGATTAAAAACAACTGGATTGTCAGGCAGCGCGTCTTCAATCAGAAACCCGAAGGTTCAGGCGGACTCGCCTACAATATGAGGACTGAACCTTTCAGCGATATCAGAGTCAGGCAGGCCTTATACTACCTCTACAACAGGGAAAAACTCAATGAAAAACTCTTTTTCAAGGAATACAAACTCAAAGATTCATTGTTTCCAAATACCCGTTATGAAAATCCCGGCAATCCTAAAATCCGCTTCAACCGGGAAAAGGCGATCGAGCTGCTGGAGGCGGCAGGCTGGAAGCAGGAAAGCCTGAACAATGACGGCTACATGGTCAAAGACGGCAAAGTATTCGAACTGGACCTAGACATCTATTCCGATGACACCAGAATCCAGACCATACTCCAGGAAGACCTCAAAGCAGTCGGCATCAAGCTCAATCTGAGACAGGTCACCTGGCCTGCCCATATCAAAGATATGGGAGAGCGTAATTTTAAAATCGCGGAAGTCAATTACTCAGGTACTCTTTTCCCGAATCCGGAAAGCGCATATCACAGCAAGTGGGCTGACCAGAAGAACACCTCGAACATCTATGGATTCAAAAACCAGCGTGTCGATGAAATCTGCGAACTGTACAACAAGGAATTTGATCTTGACAACCGGACAAAACTTCTGCAGGAACTGGACGGGATCATCACAAACCAGTATATCCTGGCTCTGAACTGGTACTCTGATAATTCCAGGCTCCTCTTCTGGAATCGCTTCGGCACTCCGGAACCGGTTCTTTCACGTTTCAACGACTATACTTCGGCTCTCTTCTACTGGTGGTTTGACCCTGACAAGGACAAAGCCCTTCAGGATGCAATGAAAGACCAGAAATCACTGCCTGCCCTCCCCGAAGAAGTAAAATACTGGGAAAAATTTTCCAAGGATTTTAAAATACAGTAA
- a CDS encoding ABC transporter permease subunit: MLTYFIRRLMMVIPTFIGITFLCFTVMRFVPGGPVEMAIIRYQQMQAQGEAGSTAATDNKGNSQVSDEMVEKLKKIYGFDKPFWLAYLIWLKNLCLLDMGDSDTYAQPVWSVIVERFPISIRFGITGFLLSYMICIPLGVYKAIKHGSSFDILSSALVFIGYSVPGWVAGIVLLVLFGGGSFWNLFPLGGIHSQGYETLSFFAQCKDTVWHLVLPVFAYMLGSFASMTILMKNSLMENLGMDYVRTAYAKGLSEKVVIFKHAFRNSLIPIATGFGGAFSLVLAGSYLIEKIFNINGFGLLGYESLIARDYPVTLGILVISSILRLLGNILSDFLYCVIDPRIRLE, encoded by the coding sequence ATGCTGACTTATTTCATCCGCAGACTCATGATGGTGATTCCGACTTTCATCGGGATCACTTTTCTCTGTTTTACAGTGATGCGCTTTGTGCCTGGCGGTCCTGTGGAAATGGCGATCATCCGTTACCAGCAGATGCAGGCCCAGGGAGAAGCCGGCTCTACTGCAGCCACTGACAACAAAGGCAACAGCCAGGTCTCTGATGAAATGGTCGAGAAACTCAAGAAAATCTATGGATTCGACAAGCCCTTCTGGCTGGCCTACCTGATCTGGCTCAAAAACCTGTGCCTGCTTGACATGGGAGATTCGGATACTTATGCGCAACCGGTCTGGTCTGTAATCGTGGAGCGCTTCCCGATTTCGATCCGTTTCGGGATTACCGGATTCCTGCTTTCATATATGATCTGCATTCCACTCGGTGTATATAAAGCCATCAAGCACGGCTCGTCTTTCGATATTCTGAGTTCCGCTCTCGTGTTCATCGGCTATTCAGTTCCCGGATGGGTCGCAGGCATTGTTCTGCTGGTGCTTTTTGGAGGAGGCTCGTTCTGGAATCTATTCCCGCTCGGCGGGATTCACTCTCAGGGCTATGAAACCCTGTCTTTTTTTGCGCAGTGCAAAGACACGGTCTGGCACCTGGTGCTGCCGGTATTTGCCTATATGCTGGGATCGTTCGCCTCAATGACCATCCTGATGAAAAACTCGCTGATGGAAAACCTTGGCATGGATTATGTGCGCACTGCCTATGCCAAAGGCCTGTCTGAAAAAGTGGTGATCTTCAAGCATGCCTTCCGGAATTCCCTGATTCCCATTGCCACAGGTTTCGGCGGAGCTTTTTCCCTGGTCCTGGCCGGATCGTACCTGATCGAAAAAATCTTCAACATCAACGGCTTCGGACTGCTCGGCTATGAATCCCTGATCGCCAGGGATTACCCGGTTACGCTTGGCATCCTGGTCATTTCATCGATTCTGAGGCTGCTCGGCAATATTCTCTCTGATTTTCTTTACTGTGTGATCGACCCGAGGATCAGGCTGGAATGA
- the tgt gene encoding tRNA guanosine(34) transglycosylase Tgt has translation MKLPHGEVETPVFMPVGTLGSVKTLSSEDLTEIGFRLILANTYHLLLRPGPDLIRDAGGLAGFCSFPHNFLTDSGGFQVFSLATNRKISREGVVFRSHIDGSPLKLTPETSIETQLKLGSDIIMAMDECLPFPTDTAHARTSLNLTLDWEERSRDFFSKYRDPGRGQKLLGIVQGGFDRDLRIEAARKTVELGFDGIAIGGLSVGEPHELMHEILDAVVPELPEHKPRYLMGLGSPLELARAVSQGIDMFDCVLPTRIARHGMLYTWQGKLRIKNQIFAHDFGPLDPECRCLVCRNYSRAYLRHLFHCGEFLAQRLLSYHNLFFMKTLMDKVREAVSADNLENLIWMLQEIYSA, from the coding sequence TTGAAACTTCCCCACGGTGAGGTCGAGACCCCGGTCTTCATGCCGGTTGGAACGCTGGGATCCGTTAAAACTCTTTCATCTGAAGATCTTACGGAAATCGGCTTTCGACTGATTCTGGCAAATACCTATCATCTTCTTCTGCGGCCGGGTCCGGATCTGATCCGGGATGCGGGGGGACTTGCCGGATTCTGCAGCTTCCCTCATAATTTTCTCACTGACAGCGGAGGGTTTCAGGTCTTTTCCCTGGCTACAAACCGCAAAATCAGCAGGGAAGGCGTAGTCTTCCGCTCCCACATTGACGGCAGCCCTCTCAAGCTGACTCCTGAAACATCAATCGAGACTCAATTGAAACTTGGGTCCGATATCATCATGGCAATGGACGAGTGTCTCCCGTTCCCGACTGATACCGCTCATGCCAGAACTTCGTTGAATCTTACACTGGACTGGGAAGAGCGGAGCAGGGATTTTTTTTCCAAATACCGTGACCCTGGACGCGGTCAGAAACTTTTGGGAATTGTGCAGGGTGGTTTTGACAGGGACCTGCGGATTGAGGCAGCCAGGAAAACCGTGGAGCTGGGATTTGACGGTATTGCGATCGGCGGATTGAGCGTGGGTGAGCCTCATGAACTCATGCACGAAATTCTGGATGCAGTCGTGCCGGAGCTTCCAGAACATAAGCCCCGTTATCTGATGGGGCTGGGATCTCCCCTGGAACTGGCCCGGGCTGTATCCCAGGGCATCGATATGTTTGATTGTGTGCTGCCGACCAGAATCGCGAGACACGGCATGCTTTACACCTGGCAAGGCAAATTGAGGATCAAGAATCAGATCTTTGCGCATGATTTCGGGCCTCTCGACCCTGAATGCCGCTGCCTGGTCTGCAGAAATTATTCGCGCGCCTATCTTCGTCATCTCTTCCATTGCGGAGAGTTTCTGGCTCAGCGTCTCCTTTCTTATCACAATCTCTTTTTCATGAAAACCCTGATGGACAAAGTCAGAGAGGCTGTTTCAGCTGACAACCTGGAAAACCTGATTTGGATGCTTCAAGAAATCTATTCCGCCTGA
- a CDS encoding LCP family protein, producing MTKNSRIELAAKVIRFKNYQGHDKKSFHILRYLIAFFTTASLFLFAFLWWLGSGIGVRNLFSSDLTEQFTILIAGADMDFQGQRTDTMFIGVITPEQQKMDFISLPRDTRVKIPKFGYRKLNQAYLSGGEQLLKKTVEQNFNFKIDHYAVVNLDGFVNIINILGGINIDVEQDMDYDDVRGNLHIHLKKGQQHLDGQKAMQYVRFREKLFADLGRIKRQQKFMEAISEKFKEFDILWKLPSLVKEIRDNIKTDLSYESVLKIAGNFHSFERKNLTMRVLPGSPEYIGKVSYFLPDMAGFKEMLETVLSEEGNPDEKSKVGNFIKEINQNSAETAADSSEIFRSYLQAETLSCPSTEEILETEETDVDSPYQELPQPVPQGTLETSPR from the coding sequence ATGACGAAAAACTCAAGAATCGAACTCGCTGCCAAAGTCATCCGCTTTAAAAATTATCAAGGCCATGACAAAAAATCCTTCCACATACTGAGATACCTGATTGCCTTTTTCACCACCGCTTCGCTCTTTCTCTTCGCTTTTCTCTGGTGGCTCGGCAGCGGCATCGGGGTCAGAAACCTCTTTTCCAGCGACCTGACTGAGCAATTCACGATTCTGATCGCAGGCGCTGACATGGATTTTCAGGGGCAGCGTACAGACACGATGTTTATAGGCGTGATCACACCGGAACAGCAGAAAATGGACTTCATCTCACTGCCCCGTGATACCAGGGTAAAGATTCCGAAATTCGGGTATAGAAAATTAAATCAGGCTTATCTATCCGGTGGAGAGCAACTGCTGAAAAAAACAGTAGAGCAGAATTTCAACTTCAAGATTGATCATTACGCAGTAGTGAATCTCGATGGATTCGTAAACATTATCAATATACTTGGAGGCATCAACATCGACGTGGAACAGGACATGGACTATGACGATGTGCGTGGAAATCTGCACATCCATCTGAAAAAGGGCCAGCAGCACCTGGATGGGCAGAAAGCCATGCAGTACGTCAGATTCCGCGAGAAACTGTTCGCTGATCTGGGCAGAATCAAACGTCAGCAGAAGTTCATGGAAGCAATTTCTGAAAAATTCAAGGAATTCGACATTCTGTGGAAACTTCCTTCCCTGGTCAAGGAAATCAGGGACAACATCAAGACAGATCTGTCCTACGAATCAGTCCTGAAGATAGCCGGCAATTTTCACAGCTTTGAGAGGAAAAATCTGACAATGAGAGTGCTGCCCGGCTCCCCGGAATATATCGGAAAGGTTTCCTATTTTCTACCGGATATGGCTGGTTTCAAAGAGATGCTGGAAACAGTCCTGTCCGAGGAAGGTAACCCGGACGAAAAAAGCAAAGTCGGCAATTTTATCAAGGAGATAAATCAAAACTCTGCAGAAACAGCTGCTGACTCGTCCGAGATTTTCAGATCATATCTGCAAGCAGAAACTCTATCCTGCCCATCCACAGAAGAAATACTAGAAACCGAGGAAACCGATGTTGACAGTCCATACCAGGAGCTCCCGCAACCGGTCCCGCAGGGGACTCTTGAAACTTCCCCACGGTGA
- the obgE gene encoding GTPase ObgE: MFIDEVKVHLQAGTGGNGCVSFRREKCVPRGGPDGGDGGDGGSIHLKASRHLKTLIDLHYQIHYTAKNGAHGKGSNKTGKSAEDMTIIVPAGTTVFSEQGELLADLVTDGQVQLLAKGGRGGRGNARFLSDSRRAPRFSEKGEPGAGFWIRLELKLLADVGIVGFPNAGKSTLINAISNCKAKVADYPFTTLVPNLGVVKLEDSSFTVADIPGLIEGAHDGHGLGDRFLRHVERTRVILHLIDGSEPDLVTRLKIILSELEYYKPELLKKSQAVAISKLDLAPDEKQLVKLEKFCKKNGWPCFRISAVAKKGLKELLYFLSTRLSEITEPVEEQEYKVYRLEENETPLKVFKNGKVFVIKGSKIERVAIRIDFQNKFAMEWFYNFLVEKGVISQLKELGIKPGETVNIGKFGFEYFED; the protein is encoded by the coding sequence ATGTTCATAGATGAAGTAAAAGTCCATTTGCAGGCAGGCACAGGCGGAAACGGCTGCGTATCATTCCGCAGGGAAAAATGCGTCCCCCGCGGCGGGCCTGACGGCGGTGACGGCGGTGACGGAGGAAGCATCCATCTGAAAGCCTCCCGCCACCTTAAAACACTGATTGACCTGCATTATCAGATACACTATACAGCGAAAAACGGCGCACACGGCAAAGGCTCCAACAAAACCGGAAAAAGCGCTGAAGACATGACGATCATCGTCCCGGCCGGTACAACAGTATTCAGCGAGCAGGGCGAACTACTGGCGGATCTTGTGACAGACGGCCAGGTGCAGTTGCTTGCGAAAGGTGGAAGAGGAGGAAGGGGAAACGCCAGATTCCTTTCTGACAGCCGCAGGGCGCCCAGATTTTCCGAAAAAGGGGAACCTGGTGCAGGTTTCTGGATCAGGCTGGAACTCAAGCTTCTGGCAGATGTAGGCATTGTCGGATTCCCGAACGCCGGAAAATCCACCCTGATCAATGCGATTTCAAACTGCAAGGCCAAGGTGGCCGACTATCCCTTCACTACGCTCGTACCGAACCTGGGCGTAGTCAAACTGGAAGATTCAAGCTTCACTGTGGCAGATATCCCGGGATTGATTGAAGGAGCCCACGATGGACATGGGCTGGGAGACCGCTTCCTGCGGCACGTGGAACGCACGAGAGTCATCCTGCACCTCATCGACGGGAGCGAGCCAGACCTGGTGACGCGTCTTAAAATCATCCTGAGCGAGCTCGAATATTACAAGCCGGAACTTCTGAAGAAATCCCAGGCGGTTGCAATCAGCAAACTGGACCTGGCACCCGACGAAAAACAGCTTGTCAAACTGGAAAAATTCTGCAAAAAGAACGGCTGGCCCTGCTTCAGAATTTCCGCTGTAGCTAAGAAGGGACTGAAAGAGCTGCTGTATTTTCTTTCCACCAGACTGTCCGAGATTACCGAACCGGTTGAAGAACAGGAATACAAGGTTTACAGACTTGAAGAAAATGAGACTCCTCTCAAAGTTTTCAAGAACGGGAAGGTGTTTGTGATCAAGGGGTCCAAGATCGAACGGGTGGCAATCCGCATCGATTTTCAAAACAAATTCGCCATGGAATGGTTTTACAACTTTCTGGTGGAAAAGGGCGTGATCTCTCAGCTGAAGGAGCTCGGGATCAAACCGGGAGAGACTGTAAACATCGGAAAATTCGGATTTGAATATTTTGAAGACTGA
- a CDS encoding alanine/ornithine racemase family PLP-dependent enzyme: protein MGSYLEINLDKIRQNVSTVSSICRRYGVTLYGVTKVFCADPRIVKSFLDGGVAGLADSRIENIIKLKELNTGLPLMLLRLSSQSEARDVVTLCDLSLNSEISTLKALDRAAREFDRVHETVIMVDLGDLREGVLPDKLFELIAEAVLFKNLRIIGLGTNAACFGGVIPTPENMGQLLNLKHQVERKFKLKLPFVSGGNSSALPLLQSGKMPAGINNFRVGEAIALGRNVIDRSPYPGTTQDTFVFKGEIVEYRDKPSVPIGDRGQNAFGETEEFPERGIIRRAIVAAGRQDLKPDGMMPADSLVSVLGGSSDHLILEIRGRKNRYKVGDFLEFYPNYGSLLALMTSPYIKKVYV from the coding sequence GTGGGAAGTTATCTTGAAATCAATCTCGATAAAATCAGGCAGAATGTCAGCACAGTTTCCTCCATCTGCCGAAGATATGGAGTCACACTATATGGCGTGACCAAAGTCTTCTGCGCTGATCCTCGAATTGTGAAGAGTTTTCTGGACGGAGGAGTCGCCGGCCTCGCTGATTCCAGGATCGAGAACATTATTAAATTGAAGGAACTCAACACTGGACTGCCTCTGATGCTTCTACGCCTCTCGTCCCAGTCCGAAGCCAGGGATGTGGTCACGCTCTGCGATTTATCCCTCAATTCCGAGATCTCCACCTTAAAAGCACTGGACAGAGCAGCCAGAGAATTTGACCGTGTGCATGAAACAGTTATTATGGTCGATCTAGGCGATCTGCGGGAAGGAGTGCTGCCTGACAAACTTTTCGAACTGATCGCTGAAGCTGTATTATTCAAAAATCTCAGGATCATCGGCCTCGGAACCAATGCCGCCTGTTTCGGAGGTGTGATTCCTACGCCCGAAAACATGGGACAACTGCTGAATTTGAAGCATCAGGTTGAGCGAAAATTCAAGCTGAAACTTCCTTTCGTTTCAGGAGGAAATTCCAGCGCTCTGCCACTTCTGCAGTCCGGTAAAATGCCTGCGGGAATCAACAATTTCAGGGTCGGGGAAGCAATCGCCCTTGGCAGGAATGTGATCGACCGCTCACCTTATCCGGGAACCACACAGGACACTTTCGTTTTTAAAGGTGAGATCGTGGAATATCGCGACAAACCCTCGGTGCCGATCGGTGACCGGGGTCAGAACGCCTTCGGCGAAACTGAAGAATTTCCTGAACGCGGAATCATCAGGAGGGCGATTGTCGCTGCAGGAAGACAGGATCTGAAGCCGGACGGGATGATGCCTGCAGACTCACTCGTCTCAGTGCTGGGCGGATCGTCAGATCATCTGATCCTGGAAATCAGAGGCCGGAAAAACCGGTACAAGGTCGGGGATTTTCTGGAATTTTACCCGAATTACGGCAGTCTGCTGGCATTAATGACTTCGCCGTATATAAAAAAAGTATATGTATGA